AAAGTCACGACAGGCCTGATAGAAACAGCAAACTTTCAAAATGTCAACAAAACAGAATGCCTTAGGCAAGGTGGGATCGTTTATTCTGTCAAATGTATTACACAAAAAATGGcggcgcaaatattgatataataaccatcacacGGAAGTACACTTGGGAGGTCACGTGATGATGGTGCCGTCGGCGTGAATTTTacaccttgacttttccacatctTGTTGTTAGCCTGAATTTAGAAATCTATTTTATACCACCTATTAACCCCAtactgtcaaagtggaattgtgtttttcagACTTTTCAACAAATTAATTtctaaatgaaaagctgaaatgtctttaaGTTGAGTATTCTaccctttttttgtttgttatgttAAGCCTAAATCGGTTCAGGAgtcaaaatgtgcttaacaagtcacataataagttgcatgaacaATCTGTGTGCAGCAATGGGGGTTTTAACATGATGGTTGAATGACCagctcatctctgtaccacaACACATACAATTAATTATCTGTAATGTCCCTCAGTCAAGATCAGACAGGACACAAACATTCCAGAACATGCATCCTGGActgaagtaaaactgcaaaagagagaaccagtgatttttttcttcttttttttctgaaTACAGTcttatgtttggggtaaatcaGACACATTACTGCATCAttgttcttccactttgacatgtttttagagtattttgtgtagattacacacgcacacgcacgcacacatgcacacacacaaaaaggcaATTATATCCAGTTTagtcccactttgtaacacactGGGAAAATTCttggtgtgaatattttctgaatgatGGCCCTGTGTTCTCCTACATACAGTAGGATGCTCCTTTCCACTAAATAATGAGTCTTAATAATATTCTGGAGATTGATGCTTGACTACGGTTTGACACATAAAAATAAATCCCGTCATAATATCatcacattttacatttacatttaagtcatttagcagacgctcttatccagagcgacttacacgtTCATTATAGGTTGTCTACCTGTCActcgggctcctgagtggcgcagcggtctaaggctctgcatctctgtgtaagaggcgtcactacagtccctggttcgaatccaggctgtatcacatccggccgtaattgtaaaataagaattttattcttaactgacgtgcctagttaaaagcaaagaatataaataaataataataataataatataaataaatagaATAATCTGCGAGCTGTTGACTAGAGCCAAAGTGACAAGACTAGAGTGGCCACATTTGCTATATAACACAACATCGGTTGGGACAaggcgatggaaacccatttgaCTTTCGAGTATTTTATTCAACCGCACAAATTGTTTTTCTGTgcgatacgtcatcaacacacaTCCTTTTGATTTGCAACGAGTCAAATTGATGGAAACATCTCCGATGGGGTAAATGCGCTTATTTTATTTTAGAATATTCAAATGAGATTATGTCACCATGGAAACCTAGCTAGGTGTGACTAAAGACAGTGGGTGAAAGATGCAGATGTCTAGTTTCCTTTCCTGTTGATGACATTAACAATTTAAATGCAAGGCCTCCTACTCTCATCTCAGCATGCccccactcacactctctctctcgaaccAGACATCAACCTGAACTCCCCCAACAAGGGCCTTGGCCCTGCAGGAGGTGTACTCCCTAACGGACTCCCTAACGGAGGGGGGGTAGGCCCTGTTGCTGTCTGTTGGGAGGTTAGTGGTAGCCATGGGCTGCCAACACGCTGCCCCCAGGGCTCACGGAGGAAGAGGCCGAGGAGCTCTACTCTGATCTAGCCAAGGTAGGCCctgttgtcctgtctgttggggttaaggttagtggtaGCCATGGGCGTAGTAGCCATCAACACGCTGCCCCCAGGGCTCACGGAGGAGACCGATGAGCTCCACTCTCAACCAGCCAAGCTTGGGTCCTGTgtcttcatctgtctgtctctgtcgtcctgtctgttggtctgaGCTCACCAATGTAGGCCCTGTcgtcctgtctgttggtctgaGCTCACCAATGTAGGCCCTGTCGTCCCTAGTGTTTGGTTTACTAATAATCCATTCAACAAACATTTGAGGAACTCCGTTTCAGACAATGGGGACACCGAACAAAATTATAAACAtgtcaagtgttggtcccatgtttcatgagttgaaataaaagatcccagaagtgttccatacgcacataccaagataatccacccacctgacaggtgtggcatatcaagaagctgattaaacagcatgaccggTGCACCAAAGATCTTTATAACTAAAATAGACCGCAGCCTGTCCTTTCCAATGAGAACAAATGAGTCATAGTGGGCAAAACAAGTGTGGcatcgtgtgggtgagcggtttgctgatgtcaacgttgtgaacagtgccCCACGGTGTGGGTTATGGTACGGAGGGGGGCAGGCTTAAGCTATGGATAAGCAATGAACACacttgcattttattgatggcaatttgaatgctcaGAGATACCGTGGagagatcctgaggtccattgtcgtgccattcatctgccacaatcagctcatgtttcagcatgataatgcacggccccatgttgcaatgatctggacacaattcctggaagctgaacatgttcttccatggcctgaatactcaccagacatgtcacccgttgagcatgtttgggatgctctggatcgacgtgtaggACGGCGcattccagttcccgccaatatccagcaacttcacattcattgaagaggagcgggacaacattccacaggccacaatcaacagcctgatcaactctgtgaaGGAGATGTTTCGCGCTGCATGACgcaaatgatggtcacaccagatactgactggtgttctgatccacaccagatactgactggtgttctgatccataTCCAACCTttgttttaaggtatctgtgaccaacatgtGCTTGTCTGTATATCTAttcacgtgaaatccatagattagggcctaatttatttatttcaattggttgatgtccttatgtgaactgtaactcgATAAAATCTTAAATTGTTGCatttttatattttggttcaatGTAGTTTGCATGCTTTAGGACTATTCACCCAAAGGTCTCTTCAGTTAACCCACACTGGAGAAAGGAGCTTGgacttgacctctgacctctcctgTGTGTTGCTGTCAGGTGGAGGAGGAGATCAACACCCTGAGACAGGTGCTCCTGGCCAAAGAGAAGCATTCTGCTGAGCTAAAGAGGAAGCTGGGGCTGAGCCCCCTCAACGAGCTCAAACAGAACCTCACCAAGGGATGGCAGGATGTCCAGACCTCCAATGCGTAAGTAGAAGAtcctttaaaataaaataaaatgtaatgttcAAATCCTTggttaataaaaaaaaacactaaGTCAAACGAGAAGGGTGAAACGTCTTATAATGTTTTAAAGTTTCTGTATGAGTCATTGTAATTGATTTTTAATGACCGAAGATAAAACCACAACCTGTCGTTTTTCAATGGGAGAAAATGAGTCgtagtgggcagagccaagcacgaggtACCGAGATCCTTTTGACGCGTTGTATCAtgtatttgtgtatatatatatttcctttagggaacgcctactctgaagTGCACAGGTGCAGTAACTCAATTTGCCCTTGCACTCgtaaacaacaaaacattttacaCTCTGGAAAAGGGTCAAGTCGACAACTTAGTCCACTGTGTTCATACCAGATTTTAGTTTTGAGAACTGAAAACTATATTGCGGTCCCATGTTTAATCGATGAGAAAATTGGCAGAATGTTGGCCCAAATCAGTCtcctcccactgccggccactgggcttcctctcggcaccatatttggtagtggatgcttcacattttatacatccggtgaaacaTCTGGCTCATTATTCTATCTTTGGTTGTAGCCACTGGATCGTTCCCTTCTCAGATATCATATCAACCTACGCCTCTTACAAATGCTTGACTCTTACCGTAGGGCTGTGCTGTGTCACTGTTGTCTTGACTCTAATACCGTTCTGTAAATGACATGGTGAATAGGAAATGGCTGTGCCCGTTTTACGGTTCTGGATCCACCCTATAGCATGAATCAGGTGACCAGACAGACGGCTAACCGTGGGCACACCGCTGAGCTGTACATCTCTGACCCCAGTCTCTTGTCTTCTAGCTATGTCAGAACCACTGAGAAACTTGGCGAGTGGAATGAGAAAGTTACCGGTTCAGAgttgtgagtctctctctctctctctcctgttttacTGCTCAAATCGATCACCACCTGTCGCCTGCAACCAGTGTGTTTGcgctcttccccccccccccccccccccccccgctctgcTCAGAACTTTAATAACATGGCTCCTGTATCTCACCATTTTATGTTATAACACTTGTCGTTGTCCGTAGGGAGCATGTTCCTCTGCCTGCTACGTGGTGAAAACTCCCATTCCCAGTGAAACCATCTGTTTTTTTTATAAAGAACAGTTATTTAATAATATAGAGGGTTTTTAACGTCACAGAAAGATGTAGTTTCATTTGctacttttttttttcttttttttcccgTGTCGGGTAATGTCATAGGGTAGGAGTAGTTTTTATGTCTTTAGTCAGTAAGTTAAACCACTTATgtcaagcctaaatacgttcaggagttaaaaatattaaaaaaatgtgcttaacaagtcacagaagatgcatggactctgtgtggaATATTTATTTGTGCTTATTTACATCTTGGTGGTCCCGGAATTGAACTCTCTACATTGGTGTCTTTTTTATATAAACTACAATCGAGACCGTAAGCAACGCATGGACTGGTATTACCAAATGACGCTACGGCCTTCTGTTTTGGGGTTATTTTTAACGAGGCTGACGGCTTCAAGGTCATTGCTGTGTGAACACTAGATCTCCTACACGACTTGGAGATCTCTGAACAGGGGTGTCggcagtcaaacgtttggataaTCCCACACCGGTAAGGAGTCTCAATGAGCCATGCGGTAGCTAAAGCTGGCGGCCCATCTCAAtgatcctttaaaaaaaaaaaatttgatcGCTAGCGAGCAATGACTCACCATCACATTGACGTCTGTCAGTCGTCTATCAGTTCCTTACTATAAAGCGGGAAACTTCCTTGCCCGAGGCTTTTCAGTGTTAAGGTGACATCGTCTGAACCAAAAAAAcaatatttgtttttacacttCTGTTATTAGCTTGGTGGTAGTTAGTTGCGCTAAAAGCTAGGGAAACGGATTCGAAATCTATGTGAAAAGGTAGTAAAACTAACCTCTTCACGCCACCACTGTTGCTacggcaacaacaaaaaaatctgaatggctGTAGGCCAATATTAACATGCCTGGTAAGTGGCAAGTTATCTTGCACTGTTCtttcagtgtacacacacacacacacacacacacacacagttttactCTTAACAGGATTGTGTGGGTGAGGAATGGAAtgctgtagagagggagaaacaccaATCGAGAGAGGGCTAGGTTGGCTGTGTGCACCTGGTGAGATTGCATTGTGACCAGACACAttttgaaaagccaactgacatttgactcctgaggtgctgacctgttgcaccctctacaaccacttaTTATttttttgaccctgctggtcatctatgaacattttgaAGAACAGTCTGGCTTtaatggccatgttctgttataatctccacccggcacagccagaagaggactggccacctctcagatCCTGTTTCTTCCTTAGCTTCCTGGCTTTTTCTAGGGAGTTTctgagccaccgtgcttctaaaaATATGCATTGTTTGGTgtttttaggctgagtttctgcaTAAGCACTTTTTTTACGaaagctttataaatacattttgatttgtatCAGTATTTACAGATGTAGAAGAAAGTAGTGTTCATTTAGTCTATTTTTAGCAAGACCGCAGCTATGGTATGTATTGCTTTCCAGTTTCCTTTCTCGTCAGCAGAAACGTAGCCACATCCTCCTTTCCATTCAGACAACCGACGAAACAGGATCTGCAGGATGCCACTAATTCCATGTTTTGTTTCAGGCACTGTTTGGTTTGTGCGAACTGAATGACTTATCAAATATTCTGATGCTGGATACTCTTTGTGGGTTACTAAGGGAGTTCTAATCCCTAAACATATACACTAGTTTAGTGCAACCCATGTGATGTACTTGAAGTTCTGCGGAATTGGTCATTTGTCATGTCTGAAATTTTCCAaagacttatatatatatatatatatatatatatatatatatatatatatatatatatattttatttttatatatatatgtgtgtgtgtaatatacatACATGcgtacacacatacatacgtacATGCATACGTGCATACATGCATAAATGTGTGTATCTATATAAATATTGTGTCACTTGTCTTGATGCATTAATCAATAGTTTGATTTTGTGTCTCTAACTTGCCCTTTCCTTCCATgtaaaaagtatatatatttttttggttaAAATGTTCAATGTCGTACTGTGTGTCCGTAGATATCTGACAGCGTCTGAAACTTTGGATGGCATTGCCCAATCTGAAGCGTGAGTCTATATATACATTACTTTTTTGTTTATTTAAGTTGGTTTCAGCAGGGGTAAAGGGGCTTCTGTCTTCATGCCATTTGCTTGGTGCTTGGAGTCTGACCATGCTTCTGTTCTGTTTGGCTGGTGGTGTGTGGATGGTGAGGGGTTTCGGTGTGGGTTTCATGGTAGCTTCTCTCTGACTTGGTTCTTTAGGCCCTggagcccccccccaaaaaaaaacatttttggcaTTTTTGACTAGCTGCATAGTTTCCCCAACTGTGTGGCCACTAGCTGCATAGTTTCCCCAACTGTGTGGCCACTAGCTGCATAGTTTCCCCAACTGTGTGGCCACTAGCTGCATAGTTTCCCCAACTGTGTGGCCACTAGCTGCATAGTTTCCCCAACTGTGTGGCCACTATTATCAAATAGTTATCAATACCATTTTTTTTGTGTATTGGTCAGTCTGAATAAGGCCACTAGCTGCATAGTTTCCCCAACTGTGTGGCCACTTAGACTGCATAGACTGTGTGGCCAATAGCTGTCATAGTTTCCCCAACTGTGTGGCCACTATCATAGTTTAGCAACTGTGATGGCCACTAGCTGCATAGACAATGGCCACCTCTGCTCAGTTTCGTCTGTCTGTGGAGTGCCACCCCTGTGTAGGCCTAACAGCCATGCATTGTGGATATCTGTATGATGGGATTATACAACATTATGGGCATAGGGCAGGAATGTGTTAGAATGGACTACCATAGactattccagccattactagaCTGTGTCCCCTTCTCAAACAGTCTTGTCAGAATGGTTGGTCAGTCTGAATAGAAATCAATCTTAAAGGTTGAGGACTTAGACCCTATGTGTACTGAATGGCTGTCTAGTAAGCGATGCTTGCTCTATCAGATCTTTTAATGGTGACTGTTAGCAATTGATGCAATTTTAGAAATGCCACCTCTGCTCAGTCGTCTGTCTTGGAGTGCCACCCCTGTATGATCCTAACAGCCATGCATTGAGGGATATCTGTATGATGGGATTATACAACATTATGGGCATAGGGCAGGAATGTGTGTAGAATCACGTGGTTACCATGGTTTTGATACCattctattccagccattactacgagccgtcctcccctctccacagtcTTGTCAGGGTAGATTCCTGCTTTAGGTTGGTCCCATTGAGGTTTGTTAAGGAGGCTGAGATCTTTTAATGTAAAGACTATTTTACTTTTTGTTTTTCAACTGTTTTCAATTTATAGTACAATTTTAAAATGACCCCACGAGATTTGTCTTAGGCTGCTTGATTGATCCATCCACCCAGTTGAACTTAAATGCTGTATACGGGGTCAGTAGTCCGTCTCGCCCTACTGAACTCCCACTGGGGTCGGGGGTCCGTCTCGCCCCACTGGGGTCGGGGTCCGTCTCGCCCCACTGGGGTCGGGGGTCCGTCTCGCCCCACTGGGGTCGGGGGTCCGTCTCGCCCCACTGGGGTCGGGGGTCCGTCTCGCCCCACTGGGGTCGCCCCACTGGGGGGGTCCGTCTCGCCCCACTGGGGTCGGGGGTCCGTCTCGCCCCACTGGGGTCTGAACGTCCGCCCCACTGGGGTCTGGGGGTCCGTCTCGCCCTACTGAACTCCCACTGGGGTCGGGGTCCGTCTCGCCCCACTGGGGTCGGGGGTCCGTCTCGCCCCACTGGGGTCGGGGGTCCGTCTCGCCCCACTGGGGTCGGGGGTCCGTCTCGCCCCACTGGGGTCCCACGGGGGTCCGTCTCGCCCCACTGGGGTCCTACTGGGGTCCTACTGGGGTCGGTGGTAGTGTGATGTAGACATAAAGTAGAGAAGTCCTTGTCCCTTAACTTACTGGCTGTCAATGAAGCCATTTTTAATGTCATTTTCAATCAACCCATTGAGCGGAGACCTAATGCTTAATTTAATGTTCTTGGTAGAGACATTGGTCACGTATTGGATACAAGCTGTTGCTGTGCTATTTTTCTCTTCGCTTGTTTCCTCTGTATTTCTGCAGTATTTCTCCTATATGGCTGTTCATTAGTCAGACAGTCAAAGGCCCAATtctgatgttttgtccaatttgtcAAAGGAGCTGATCGGTTCAAAGCCCAGTTGGTGGAAActtatcagaattgggctgctctgtttaaaaaaaaaaaaaaaaattaaggcAGCTTTTGTCTGTGATTTAACTCCTTAGTGGCTGACTTCCTGACTGCTTAATCTGTTCTAAACCAAGTGAGGCTGGTTTTCAGTCATGTTCTAAGGAGattctctcgccccctctccgTCTACCATCTtccctctactcccatctctctctctccctcattttcttcTCTCCCCTTACAGGTATAAGAAGACTTCTGAGACCCTGTCTGTGGCTGGACAGAAGACCACCGCTGCCTTCTCCACCATGGGCACTGTCCTCAGCAGGAAACTGGGAGACATGAGGTACAGACCCAGACACAAAATGGCTGCCGCCGGCCCTTCCTGTAGAACAGGGGTGGaaaaccatagaaatagaatcactagatttattttttatatatatatttttttaaagccccTCTGATAACAAATGTTTTCACTGTTGCAGAACAGTGACTTGGGCATGTTTAATTGTAGTATTTATATAGACCAACCCTCTAGGGCTGTAGCAAATCTACTAAACCGCTGTACCTCAGGACCTTGATTAGCTGAATCGGGAATTACAGCAGGACTGGAGCAAATACCTGTGTACTACCCAGTAGTTAACCAGGAAGAGGGTTGACTACCCCTGATGCCACAGATACCTTAACAGGTAAGGGATTGGCTCagaaaaacagtcagtatctggtgttgtcaccatttgcctcaagcagcgcgacacatctccttcacatagagttgatcaggctgttgattgtagaCTGTGGAATGTGCCACTCTTCGATGGCTAagtaaagttgctggatattggcgggaactggaacgctGTCGTACACTactatccagagcatcccaaacatactcaatgggtgacatgtctggtgagtatgcaggacatggaagaacatgttcagcttccaggaattgtgtccagatcattgcaacatggggctgttcattatcatgctgaaacatgaggtggtggtggatgaatggcacgacaacgagcctcaggatctcttcacggtgtctctgtgcattcaaatttcctttgataaaatgcaattgtgttcattgtctgtagcttatgcctgcccataccataaccagcATGGGGCCctttgttcacaacgttgacatcagcgaACTGCTTGCCCACATGACTCCATACATGTGGTTGCGGCCGgttagacgtactgccaaattctctaaaacgacgttggcttatggtagagaaattaacattaaattctctggcaacagctctggtgaatattactgcagtcagcatgccaatttaaCTCTCCTTCAAAACtcgacatctgtggcattgtgttgtgacaaaacggcacattttggtggccttttattgtccccagcacaaggtgctcctgtgtaaagatcatgctgtttaatcagcttcttgatatgcgaCACCTGTCAGGAGGATAGAttaatcttggcaaaggagaaatgcttattaaaatgtaaataaatttgTGGATCAAAAATGTGATACTTGTCTgggctcatgaaacatgagaccaacactttcacatgttgagtttatatttgtgttcagtggaGATACTAGCTGTGGTGATGGCATGTGGACCATACCTTTTGTACAGCTATGTTGAAGATGCCTTTATGGTTCAAAGCAACGCTGTCATTCATGTTATAAATATGTTAAATAATCCCATCTGTCCATTTCAACACCTACACTTTAATCACCCTCCTAATTACATAACTCTACTATCTAAGGGAACCGGGAATATGCTTGTTCATTAACGTTTCCAAGTccacttcagtgtgtgtgtttgcatcccCCCTCGTTTCGAGCCGTGGTTTCCCGGCTCCGTTGCCCCCCGGGTTCGAGCCGTGGTTTCCCGGCTCCGTTGCCCCCCGGGTTCGAGCCGTGGTTTCCCGGCTCCGTTGCCCCCCGGGTTCGAGCCGTGGTTTCCCGGCTCCGTTGCCCCCCGGGTTCGAGCCGTGGTTTCCCGGCTCCGTTGCCCCCCGGGTTCGAGCCGTGGTTTCCCGGCTCCGTTGCCCCCCGGGTTCGAGCCGTGGTTTCCCGGCTCCGTTGCCCCCCGGGTTCGAGCCGTGGTTTGTTCTGTTTGATCATTGTGTTTTATTTTCatctatcatcaccaagcctgacTAATTGATTTCTGATAATGGGTCCTAACACCAGAGGGGCTTCATGATGTGTCCCTGTTCatctaacacccccccccagaAGGGCTTCATGATGTGTCCCTGTTCATCTAACACCCCCTAGAGAGGGGCTTCATGATGTGTCCCTGTTCATCTAACACTCCCCCAGAGGGGCTTCATGATGTGTCCCAGTTCATCTAACACCCCCCCCAGAGGGGCTTCATGATGTGTCCCTGTTCATCTAACACCCCCCCCAGAGGGGCTTCATGATGTGTCCCTGTTCATCTAACACCCCCCCCAGAAGGGCTTCATGATGTGTCCCTGTTCATCTAACACCCCCTAGAGAGGGGCTTCATGATGTGTCCCTGTTCATCTAACACTCCCCCAGAGGGGCTTCATGATGTGTCCCTGTTCATCTAACACCCCCTAGAGAGGGGCTTCATGATGTGTCCCTGTTCATCTAACACCCCCTAGAGAGGGGCTTCATGATGTGTCCCTGTTCATCTAACACCCCCCCAGAGGGGCTTCATGATGTGTCCCTGTTCATCTAACACCCCCTAGAGAGGGGCTTCATGATGTGTCCCTGTTCATCTAACACCCCCCCAGAGGGGCTTCATGATGTGTCCCTGTTCATCTAACACCCCCTAGAGAGGGGCTTCATGATGTGTCCCTGTTCATCTAACACCCCCTAGAGAGGGGCTTCATGATGTGTCCCTGTTCGATGCCGTCTAACATGTAGCCACCATGGCTGACCTGCGTATGGTTGTCCCAAATGAATCCCTTTTTctcctatctagtgcactactttagaccagagtcctatgggaccctattccctatatagtgcactactttagacctgaacCCTAGGGTCAAAAGTAATGCCCTAAATAGTGTGCCATGCCGTCTAGAACACTTCCTCTGCAACCCTGCCCTACAGTAGCTGATCTATGCCCCAACCTGATAGGCCAACTCTGCTCGGCCCACCACTGCTTGTTCCTCACCCTGTTCTCGTTCttcctgttttttatttttttaattgctGCGATTGGTCTACAGAGCGCTGCCTTTCTCAAACTCCTTTGGGTAAGAGTACTCTGCTGCTGCTGGGACCTGAAACATCCCAATTAAGCTACTTGATCAACTTCTATAGCAGATCTGTACAGTAAATACTGCTCGTCTGTATACTGGTCTGCTGCAGAAGTTAATTCATTATATCTTTTATTGAATGCTTGTTTGCATCCCTCTTGCTGTTATGATCATGAATATCTTATTGATtattcttttttgggggggggggtcagttccCTGTATATGAGTGTGCCTGTTAATCTGATTTGTTTGACTGAAGTGGTCACCAGTCTCAACTTGCACAGACTTTGTCTGCAGACATTCTTTAACTGGGTTCGTTGTCTGCTCTTGAATCTTTCTGTCCCTTTTAAAGATAGTTAGAAGAAGCAACATTGTATCTGTCTCCATTAGGGCATCTGAGGGCATGGGGCAGTGACATTGAggacatctccattttgaagtagtcaattttCTTCTACTATCTCtgagttggtaaacaaactgaaagggttCATACAGTTATCTGGAGGGTGTTTGAACAGGTATGAAGCCAAGGCTGGTGGTTTACTGCCACCTGGAGGGTGTTTGAACAGGTATGAAGCCAAGGCTGGTGgtttactgccacctgcagttatgAAATTTTGTCTGATTCCTCCTGACGACCTGGTTGGCGTCATGTGATCATTAACCCTAgatgactacttcaaaatggtgaaagtcATCAATGGCGCTACCCAATGCTAAAATGAGCTTTTGGGGTCTAGAGTCCTCTCTCTGCTTGGCTCCTAACACTCACACTTCCTTGTCTCCTTCCCTTTAACGCTTACAAAGTAGCAACTACTCCATCCGCCAATCGATAAGTATGCCAACGATGAGGTAAATTGGCtctcacttttttttttttttttttttattatagtTCACTATTTTATTGATCACTTTAATGAAATTAGCATTTTAGATTAACAGTTGTGTGGTCTTGTTTGTGATGgtgtttaaaataaaataattctgCTTTTGTAATTGGAGATTGTCGGTAATCAGAATCATAGTCTCAAACAATA
The Oncorhynchus gorbuscha isolate QuinsamMale2020 ecotype Even-year unplaced genomic scaffold, OgorEven_v1.0 Un_scaffold_909, whole genome shotgun sequence genome window above contains:
- the LOC124019407 gene encoding tumor protein D54-like — translated: AANTLPPGLTEEEAEELYSDLAKVEEEINTLRQVLLAKEKHSAELKRKLGLSPLNELKQNLTKGWQDVQTSNAYVRTTEKLGEWNEKVTGSELYLTASETLDGIAQSEAYKKTSETLSVAGQKTTAAFSTMGTVLSRKLGDMRALPFSNSFGSNYSIRQSISMPTMRNSPTFKSFEDKVGNIKYMVVGPRRNGEAVQSPTETNPVQDNAPF